A genomic region of Paenibacillus sp. PL2-23 contains the following coding sequences:
- the fapR gene encoding transcription factor FapR, translating into MPKRQRHQLLAQHIDDNPFITDRELTRLLKVSIQTVRLDRMELGIPELRERLKLMAERSYDAVRSLPLHEVIGDIVDLELDKSGISIFEIREEHVFSRTGIARGHHVFAQANSLAVAVINDAIALTVTADIRFIRPVKLGEKCIAKAYVRSISGERSKSKVELFTYVGDEMVFQGNFVIYRSAGDRDNGGGVTHADRD; encoded by the coding sequence ATGCCCAAGCGTCAGCGGCATCAGTTGCTGGCCCAGCATATAGATGACAATCCGTTCATAACGGATCGCGAGCTGACGAGGCTGCTGAAGGTCAGCATCCAGACCGTCAGGCTCGACCGAATGGAGCTCGGCATTCCGGAGCTGCGGGAACGGCTGAAGCTGATGGCTGAACGCTCCTACGACGCCGTACGCTCGCTGCCGCTTCATGAGGTGATCGGCGACATCGTCGACCTGGAGCTGGACAAGAGCGGTATCTCCATCTTCGAAATCCGCGAGGAGCATGTGTTCTCCCGCACGGGCATCGCAAGGGGCCATCATGTGTTCGCACAGGCAAACTCGCTGGCCGTTGCGGTTATTAATGACGCCATCGCTTTGACTGTGACCGCTGATATCCGGTTTATCCGGCCCGTCAAGCTTGGGGAGAAGTGTATCGCCAAGGCGTATGTGCGCTCGATTTCGGGCGAGAGAAGCAAATCAAAGGTAGAGCTGTTCACCTATGTAGGCGACGAGATGGTGTTCCAGGGCAACTTCGTCATCTACAGGTCCGCCGGCGACAGAGACAACGGAGGAGGAGTAACACATGCGGATCGCGATTGA
- the rpmF gene encoding 50S ribosomal protein L32 encodes MAVPQRRTSKTRRDKRRTHFKLAIPGMVKCEQCGELKLAHHVCKVCGYYKTKEIISQ; translated from the coding sequence ATGGCAGTACCTCAACGTAGAACATCCAAAACTCGCCGCGACAAACGTCGTACGCATTTCAAGCTTGCGATACCGGGTATGGTGAAGTGCGAGCAGTGCGGAGAGCTGAAATTGGCTCACCACGTATGCAAAGTGTGTGGATATTACAAAACGAAAGAGATCATTTCCCAATAA
- a CDS encoding DUF177 domain-containing protein, which produces MQFHMQEWMAKGLKATVQEKLDVSELFKGRADVLAAGPLHVSLEVAGHEGFVTASGELSIDLDLACSRCLDKVEEHTVIPYFEQFKLASAEEKDEGPEADENDEFVEVPTERLDLRPFLEEAVLVFMPFAPLCSKDCKGLCQSCGENLNERACDCKHEVIDPRFAALKDLFKD; this is translated from the coding sequence ATGCAGTTTCATATGCAGGAATGGATGGCCAAGGGCCTGAAGGCAACGGTGCAGGAGAAGCTGGACGTAAGCGAGCTGTTCAAGGGTCGTGCGGATGTCTTAGCGGCTGGACCGCTGCACGTATCGCTTGAGGTGGCTGGTCACGAAGGCTTCGTAACCGCATCCGGAGAATTGTCCATTGACCTGGACCTGGCTTGCTCTCGCTGCTTGGACAAGGTGGAGGAGCATACGGTTATACCGTACTTCGAGCAGTTCAAGCTGGCATCCGCAGAGGAGAAGGACGAGGGGCCAGAAGCGGACGAGAACGACGAGTTCGTGGAGGTGCCAACGGAGAGGCTGGATTTAAGGCCGTTTCTGGAGGAAGCGGTTCTGGTATTTATGCCGTTTGCCCCGTTGTGCAGCAAGGATTGCAAGGGACTGTGCCAGTCCTGTGGAGAGAACTTAAATGAGCGAGCATGCGATTGCAAGCATGAGGTCATCGATCCTCGATTTGCGGCGCTGAAGGATTTATTTAAGGATTAG
- a CDS encoding nucleotidyltransferase, which produces MRAVGLIVEYNPFHNGHLYHLRQSVKITDAEAVVAVMSGNFLQRGEPAMWDKWTRTRMALAGGCDLVIELPCAYATQAAEWFAYGAVSLLEATGVVDAFCFGTESGQLAPLLRAADIAAEEPPRFRELLMGGLGSGASYPVAYSRAVQAYLGEQGAEDMSRFPFDQPNHTLGLHYLIALKRLKGTMTPYTIAREKAQYHQSDVTDSSIASATAIRKLLLESRSLQGISRYVPSSTSSILSERLDAGVPAMGWEQYEKPLFRMLLTQDRHRLAEFHEITEGLEHRILNALPELESWSFESLLGALKTRRYTRTKLQRALLSILLGHAKEDFTRDKLAGGVRYIRVLGFTDKGRELLKDMRRQASLPVLMSAARPPGSYRYLELDVRASNAYMLGVPGASLQRDLYRDYRDAPIML; this is translated from the coding sequence ATGCGGGCAGTCGGTTTAATCGTAGAATACAACCCTTTTCATAACGGACATCTTTATCATTTGCGCCAATCGGTCAAAATAACAGACGCTGAGGCGGTCGTCGCCGTCATGAGCGGCAATTTCCTGCAGCGGGGTGAGCCCGCCATGTGGGACAAGTGGACACGCACGCGCATGGCGCTTGCCGGCGGCTGCGACCTGGTGATCGAGCTCCCGTGCGCCTACGCGACGCAAGCGGCAGAATGGTTCGCCTATGGCGCCGTATCGCTGCTGGAGGCGACAGGTGTCGTAGACGCGTTCTGCTTCGGCACAGAAAGCGGCCAGCTTGCGCCGCTTCTGCGCGCGGCGGACATCGCGGCCGAGGAGCCGCCGCGATTCCGTGAGCTGCTAATGGGCGGCCTGGGCAGCGGCGCAAGCTACCCCGTAGCCTACAGCAGAGCGGTGCAGGCTTATCTCGGCGAGCAAGGGGCGGAGGATATGTCCCGTTTCCCGTTCGATCAGCCCAATCACACGCTAGGCCTTCATTATCTCATTGCGCTGAAGCGGCTAAAGGGGACCATGACCCCTTATACGATTGCCAGAGAGAAGGCTCAATATCATCAGTCAGACGTCACGGACAGCTCTATCGCAAGCGCGACGGCCATTCGCAAGCTGCTGCTTGAGAGCCGCTCGCTGCAGGGCATAAGCCGCTATGTACCCTCCTCTACCTCCAGCATCCTATCGGAACGGCTGGATGCCGGCGTGCCCGCGATGGGCTGGGAGCAGTACGAGAAGCCGCTGTTCCGCATGCTCCTGACGCAAGACCGCCACCGATTGGCGGAATTTCACGAAATAACGGAAGGACTGGAGCATCGTATTCTGAACGCGCTGCCAGAGCTGGAGTCATGGAGCTTCGAGAGCCTGCTCGGCGCGCTGAAGACGAGACGTTATACCCGAACAAAGCTGCAGCGCGCCCTTCTCTCCATTCTGCTGGGCCACGCCAAAGAGGATTTCACGCGGGACAAGCTTGCGGGAGGCGTACGGTATATCCGCGTGCTCGGCTTCACGGATAAGGGCCGCGAGCTGCTGAAGGACATGCGCCGCCAAGCGTCGCTTCCCGTCCTGATGAGCGCCGCGCGCCCGCCGGGCTCGTACCGCTATCTGGAGCTGGATGTGCGGGCCAGCAATGCATATATGCTGGGCGTGCCAGGGGCAAGCCTTCAGCGCGATCTATACCGTGACTATCGGGACGCTCCCATCATGCTCTAA
- a CDS encoding S16 family serine protease, producing the protein MRSGISALRRIALSAGATALVMWGLLYAPTPYAVYEPGIAVPVEPMIEYASGSRGGQGEGELLLTAVKLTLPNMWGVLKAAVDGDRDIYLKNDVFGQYSQQQYSERLTVIMEGSQQDALEAAYRYLNVPYRVETASIVVTDVILIADHPAGKLKAGDRLIGIQDGERFQSVEHAAKLVAAVLGDVRSGQGQSVILEADRGGETLEIELRDAEAMAGDTGGEAKRLAELLGVKGFTELRAVQAEQEEQSLRISAREIGGPSAGLVFALAAIDLLTEGDLTGGGRIAATGTIDPSGRIGAIGGIKQKVVSTDAEGASLFLVPKANEGAAAAKARSMGSDMQIVGVETLQEAMNAVASFTKRL; encoded by the coding sequence ATGCGTTCCGGAATATCCGCCCTGCGCCGCATCGCGCTGTCGGCGGGCGCGACCGCTCTTGTCATGTGGGGGCTGCTGTATGCGCCGACGCCGTATGCGGTCTACGAGCCGGGAATCGCGGTTCCGGTGGAGCCGATGATTGAATACGCCTCCGGCTCCAGGGGAGGCCAGGGCGAAGGAGAGCTGCTGCTTACTGCGGTTAAGCTGACGCTGCCGAACATGTGGGGCGTCCTGAAGGCGGCTGTCGACGGTGATCGCGACATTTATCTGAAAAACGACGTGTTTGGCCAATATTCCCAGCAGCAGTATTCGGAGCGGCTGACGGTAATTATGGAGGGCTCACAGCAGGACGCCCTGGAAGCGGCGTACCGATATTTGAACGTGCCGTACAGGGTGGAGACGGCGTCCATTGTGGTGACGGATGTGATCCTTATCGCGGACCATCCCGCAGGGAAGCTGAAGGCGGGAGACAGGCTGATCGGCATCCAGGACGGCGAACGATTCCAGAGCGTGGAGCACGCTGCGAAGCTGGTGGCGGCTGTGCTAGGGGATGTAAGAAGCGGCCAGGGGCAATCTGTCATATTGGAGGCGGATCGCGGGGGAGAGACGCTGGAGATTGAGCTTCGAGACGCCGAAGCGATGGCTGGCGATACAGGTGGAGAGGCCAAACGGCTGGCAGAGCTGCTTGGAGTTAAGGGCTTCACAGAGCTGCGAGCCGTACAGGCGGAGCAGGAGGAGCAGTCGCTGCGCATTTCGGCCCGGGAGATTGGTGGTCCGTCCGCTGGTCTTGTATTTGCTCTTGCTGCGATAGATCTGCTTACGGAGGGAGACTTGACGGGCGGCGGACGGATTGCCGCTACAGGCACCATTGATCCCAGCGGAAGAATTGGGGCCATTGGCGGCATCAAGCAGAAGGTTGTGTCGACGGACGCTGAAGGCGCAAGTCTGTTCCTGGTGCCGAAGGCCAATGAGGGGGCCGCCGCGGCGAAGGCGCGAAGCATGGGGTCGGACATGCAGATCGTAGGCGTGGAGACGCTGCAGGAGGCGATGAATGCCGTCGCCTCCTTCACGAAGCGTCTTTAG
- a CDS encoding nucleoside recognition domain-containing protein has product MPKTILLAVLSILLVGSIITQPDASFQASLQGLAVWWNIVFPGMLPFLVLYEIMLAFGLAHVLGALLQPAMRRSAPLPGETALALVVGWLGGYPAGSEAVASLRKRELLSRSQGQRLLAIAYMPNPLFMLVVIGAGFLHKPIAGMMITAAVWASALWLLLMSLLFRRRRSALAAETPSSESAADNQEAPKPPGLAAGLALALQGGREQDGRSFGKVLGDAVSGSVQKLMVIGGFMILASVLSKLTEPLLAPIAEQGFAFIGPALFEGHLGAYAAALWQAPGDSLAFSCAIISAVLAWSGLAGILQTGYAITGTDLKLLPFVAYRLNHALHAFILTLLLWKPLSWLTAKLGGSGVFPAMQPYESISPPANRLAAFAVSDLPTLWPASLLAAGILLALILTARILIGPGGWRGKRATR; this is encoded by the coding sequence TTGCCCAAAACCATTCTGCTGGCCGTCTTGTCGATCCTATTGGTGGGCTCCATCATCACGCAGCCCGACGCCTCGTTCCAGGCGTCACTGCAAGGGCTGGCCGTTTGGTGGAACATCGTGTTCCCCGGCATGCTGCCCTTTCTCGTTCTATATGAAATCATGCTTGCGTTCGGTCTCGCTCATGTGCTGGGCGCCCTGCTTCAGCCCGCGATGAGGCGCTCCGCCCCGCTGCCCGGAGAAACGGCTCTGGCGCTTGTCGTCGGCTGGCTGGGCGGCTATCCCGCTGGCTCCGAGGCCGTCGCCTCACTGCGCAAGCGCGAGCTGCTCAGCCGCTCGCAGGGCCAGCGGCTGCTCGCGATCGCCTATATGCCCAATCCGCTGTTCATGCTCGTTGTCATCGGCGCTGGCTTCCTTCACAAGCCGATAGCAGGCATGATGATAACAGCAGCTGTATGGGCCTCCGCCCTCTGGCTGCTGCTGATGTCCTTGCTATTCCGCAGAAGACGGTCCGCTCTGGCAGCGGAGACGCCAAGCAGCGAGTCAGCCGCCGACAACCAAGAAGCCCCCAAGCCGCCAGGCTTGGCTGCTGGACTGGCGCTGGCCCTTCAAGGCGGCCGGGAGCAGGATGGCCGCAGCTTCGGCAAGGTGCTTGGCGACGCCGTATCCGGCAGCGTTCAGAAGCTGATGGTCATTGGCGGGTTTATGATATTAGCCTCCGTGCTGTCCAAGCTGACGGAGCCGCTCCTTGCACCCATCGCAGAGCAAGGCTTTGCGTTTATCGGTCCTGCGCTCTTCGAAGGGCATCTAGGCGCCTACGCCGCAGCCCTCTGGCAAGCGCCCGGGGACAGCTTGGCATTCAGCTGCGCTATTATTTCAGCGGTCCTGGCCTGGAGCGGCCTCGCGGGCATTCTTCAGACCGGCTATGCCATAACCGGAACGGACTTGAAGCTGCTGCCCTTTGTCGCTTACCGGCTGAATCACGCGCTGCACGCCTTCATTCTGACGCTCCTGCTCTGGAAGCCGCTAAGCTGGCTGACAGCCAAGCTCGGGGGGAGCGGCGTATTCCCAGCGATGCAGCCCTACGAGTCCATAAGCCCTCCAGCGAATAGGCTCGCAGCCTTCGCCGTCAGCGATCTGCCGACGCTGTGGCCAGCCTCCTTGCTTGCAGCAGGCATCCTGTTGGCGCTTATCCTGACAGCGCGCATACTCATTGGCCCGGGAGGCTGGCGCGGGAAGCGCGCGACCCGCTAA
- the coaD gene encoding pantetheine-phosphate adenylyltransferase: MNQNERSQSDKKERIAVYPGSFDPVTYGHLDIIKRSAKQFDRLIVAVLNNTSKNPLFSVEERKQLLAEVTKDIPNVEIDSFRDLLVRFMRSKDADVIIRGIRSVTDFEYELQLASTNHLLDGEIDTMFMMTNPKYSYLSSSIVKEIAQFKGDVHELVPQVVEERLKEKYAARG, encoded by the coding sequence ATGAACCAGAACGAACGGAGCCAGTCTGATAAGAAGGAGCGAATCGCGGTGTATCCAGGCAGCTTCGACCCCGTCACTTACGGACACCTGGATATTATTAAGCGTTCCGCGAAGCAATTCGATCGCCTGATTGTCGCAGTGCTTAACAATACAAGCAAAAACCCGCTGTTCTCCGTAGAGGAGCGCAAACAGCTGCTGGCAGAGGTGACCAAGGACATTCCGAACGTGGAGATTGACAGCTTCCGTGATCTGCTGGTAAGGTTCATGCGAAGCAAGGATGCGGATGTGATTATTCGCGGCATTCGATCTGTCACGGATTTCGAATATGAGCTTCAGCTGGCTTCAACCAACCATTTGCTGGATGGCGAGATCGACACGATGTTTATGATGACGAATCCCAAATATTCATATCTGAGCTCCAGCATCGTGAAGGAGATCGCCCAATTCAAAGGCGATGTGCACGAGCTGGTGCCGCAGGTGGTAGAAGAGCGACTGAAGGAGAAGTACGCGGCCAGGGGCTAA
- the rsmD gene encoding 16S rRNA (guanine(966)-N(2))-methyltransferase RsmD: MRVIAGAARGRALKAVPGTNTRPTTDKVKEAIFSMIGPYFDGGIALDLFAGTGGLGIEAWSRGAERVIFVDKEKISLDIIRHNVKAVGAESAAEIYKNDAERALKALAKRGIQFSMVFLDPPYRMTTMDEVMAELAEKGMLAEDATVVVEHDASHGYPEELAAFQQIRHAQYGDTAVTIYRYIMQDNKNRSVSENEPERTEPV; the protein is encoded by the coding sequence GTGAGAGTCATCGCGGGCGCGGCGAGAGGGCGCGCGCTGAAGGCCGTGCCGGGCACGAATACGAGGCCAACCACGGATAAGGTGAAGGAAGCGATATTTAGTATGATTGGACCGTACTTCGACGGCGGGATCGCGCTGGATCTGTTCGCAGGGACGGGAGGTCTCGGGATCGAAGCGTGGAGCAGAGGGGCGGAGCGGGTTATCTTTGTCGACAAAGAGAAAATCAGCCTGGATATCATCCGCCACAATGTGAAAGCGGTCGGCGCTGAGAGCGCGGCGGAAATATATAAAAACGATGCGGAGCGAGCATTGAAAGCGTTGGCAAAGCGTGGCATTCAATTCTCAATGGTGTTCCTCGATCCGCCATACCGGATGACGACGATGGATGAGGTGATGGCTGAGCTGGCGGAGAAGGGCATGCTGGCGGAGGATGCCACTGTCGTCGTAGAGCATGACGCCTCCCACGGCTATCCGGAGGAGCTGGCGGCATTCCAGCAGATCAGGCACGCGCAATATGGCGATACAGCCGTTACGATATACCGCTACATAATGCAAGACAACAAGAATAGGAGCGTGTCGGAGAATGAACCAGAACGAACGGAGCCAGTCTGA
- a CDS encoding aspartyl-phosphate phosphatase Spo0E family protein, translating into MNCRCRTQVEKLRTIMEQTYDEYLSFTDPAVLSASQALDDALVQYRNCPSFEQCSRWGRPDTQSKKDPTIC; encoded by the coding sequence TTGAATTGTCGTTGCAGAACACAGGTCGAGAAGCTGCGAACCATTATGGAGCAAACCTATGACGAATATTTGTCGTTTACGGACCCGGCAGTCCTATCGGCAAGTCAAGCACTGGATGATGCTTTGGTGCAATATCGCAACTGTCCCAGCTTTGAGCAATGCAGCAGGTGGGGACGGCCTGACACCCAATCCAAAAAAGACCCTACGATTTGCTAA
- a CDS encoding Ku protein gives MHTVWKGAISFGLVHVPVKMFTATEDKDIRFRTIHKECGMPISQQRVCSHCGREIASDELAKGFEYEKDKFVLFSEEELEELRPESARTISILDFVDLTDIDPIYFEKAYYLSPDMAGSGAYGLLIEAIRQTGKIGIAKISIRSKSRLAAIRVVANCLCLETMHFPDEIRPISLVPNIPEQTAVNDKELEIAKLLVEQLSAPFAPDKYTDDYRLALQNAIEAKIAGEGIDIVAAPATEAGGGNVVDLMAALQASLDAVAKIPTDTGGEKRKTGKAAAPKEKKNKKTKETAS, from the coding sequence ATGCATACCGTTTGGAAGGGCGCAATCAGCTTCGGTCTCGTGCACGTGCCTGTCAAAATGTTTACCGCTACGGAAGACAAGGACATTCGTTTCCGCACCATTCACAAGGAATGCGGCATGCCGATTTCGCAGCAGCGGGTGTGCTCGCATTGCGGGCGCGAGATCGCGAGCGACGAGCTGGCCAAGGGCTTTGAATACGAAAAGGATAAATTTGTTTTGTTCAGCGAGGAGGAGCTGGAGGAGCTGCGACCGGAGTCTGCGCGCACAATATCGATCCTGGATTTTGTGGATTTGACCGATATTGATCCCATATATTTCGAGAAGGCGTATTACCTGTCTCCCGATATGGCTGGCTCTGGCGCATACGGGCTGCTGATTGAAGCCATTCGCCAAACAGGCAAAATTGGTATTGCCAAAATCTCGATCCGCAGCAAAAGCCGACTTGCCGCCATCCGCGTTGTCGCCAACTGCCTCTGTCTGGAGACGATGCACTTTCCAGATGAAATCCGGCCCATATCGCTTGTGCCCAACATACCGGAGCAGACAGCGGTGAACGACAAGGAGCTGGAGATCGCCAAGCTGCTGGTAGAGCAGCTGTCGGCGCCATTCGCTCCTGACAAATACACCGATGATTACAGACTGGCGCTGCAGAATGCCATCGAAGCCAAGATTGCAGGTGAAGGCATCGACATTGTAGCGGCGCCCGCGACTGAAGCCGGCGGCGGCAATGTCGTAGATCTTATGGCGGCTCTGCAAGCAAGTCTTGACGCCGTGGCCAAAATTCCCACCGATACCGGCGGAGAGAAACGCAAAACAGGCAAAGCAGCGGCACCTAAAGAGAAAAAAAACAAAAAAACAAAAGAAACGGCATCGTAA
- a CDS encoding DNA-formamidopyrimidine glycosylase family protein, protein MPELPEMETYRALLSERIAGKRIRAAMVTREKTINVPVDAFRSRVEGQRLARIDRRAKMLLFRLDSGDSLLLHLMLGGSMFFGAPEEAPDRTAQVVLALEGGGSLFFHGLRLGYLHVYTPAELEEKLQGLGPEPLDPAFGPNNLTLQLRRKSRRAVKFALTDQNVIAGIGNCYADEMCYSAGINPLRKLSSLSDGELQTLFNSMRSTLAEGIRYGGYMETPLFTGDSLTGGYNSRCKVYDRGGEPCIRCGTPITRTESSGRKVFFCGSCQRQGGHINGGEDAVNDKAAMRELVVHH, encoded by the coding sequence ATGCCTGAGCTCCCTGAAATGGAAACCTACAGAGCTCTGCTGAGCGAACGAATCGCAGGGAAAAGGATTCGAGCGGCCATGGTGACGCGCGAAAAAACGATCAACGTGCCAGTCGATGCGTTCAGATCGCGGGTAGAAGGTCAAAGGCTGGCGCGCATCGACAGGCGGGCCAAAATGCTTCTCTTCCGGCTGGACAGCGGGGATTCACTCCTCCTGCATCTCATGCTTGGCGGCTCGATGTTTTTCGGCGCTCCGGAGGAAGCGCCTGACCGGACGGCCCAGGTCGTGCTCGCGCTCGAGGGAGGCGGCAGCCTTTTTTTCCACGGCTTGCGTCTCGGTTATCTGCACGTCTATACTCCAGCCGAGCTGGAGGAGAAGCTCCAAGGGCTCGGTCCAGAGCCGCTCGATCCAGCGTTTGGACCCAACAACCTCACCTTGCAGCTACGGCGGAAATCCAGACGCGCAGTGAAATTTGCGCTGACGGACCAGAACGTCATCGCCGGGATCGGCAACTGCTATGCTGACGAGATGTGTTACTCCGCCGGAATTAACCCGCTTCGCAAGCTGTCGAGCCTGTCGGACGGCGAACTCCAAACCCTCTTCAATTCGATGCGTTCAACGCTGGCGGAAGGAATTCGGTATGGCGGGTACATGGAGACCCCTCTATTCACGGGCGATTCTTTAACCGGCGGCTATAATAGCCGCTGCAAGGTATATGACCGTGGCGGCGAGCCCTGCATCCGCTGCGGCACCCCGATTACAAGGACGGAGAGCAGCGGACGGAAGGTGTTCTTCTGCGGATCCTGTCAACGGCAAGGAGGACACATCAATGGCGGTGAAGACGCCGTCAACGACAAGGCTGCAATGCGTGAGCTGGTTGTTCACCATTAA
- a CDS encoding deoxyribonuclease IV, with translation MRLGSHVSIRNGYLAAAKEAVRLGGRSFQYFPKNPRSLTLKKYDKQDAQSCARFCREQGLSSIAHTPYATNLSAEEPELRQSTIRSLINDLEIASACGSTGLVVHFGKYKGTEPLRGYQLMLETMNEVLSVSDGPALLLIENHSGQGGRMGMTMEELVQMRALSSFPEKMGFCFDTCHAFASGLWTGDNWGALLEKGKELGYFQHLKAVHLNDSVYPSRSFKDRHASVGRGCIGERAMAEFLHSPVIRELPIVLETPNNASFPHSEEIKFVQSLIQKR, from the coding sequence ATGAGACTCGGCAGCCATGTGTCGATTCGCAACGGTTATTTGGCTGCCGCCAAGGAGGCCGTTAGATTGGGAGGGCGGTCTTTTCAATATTTTCCGAAAAACCCCCGCAGTCTGACTCTGAAGAAGTATGACAAACAAGATGCCCAAAGCTGCGCCCGCTTCTGCCGGGAGCAAGGCTTGTCTTCAATCGCCCATACGCCATATGCAACGAATCTATCAGCGGAGGAGCCGGAGCTGCGGCAATCGACGATCCGTTCGCTGATTAACGATCTTGAGATTGCATCCGCTTGCGGCTCGACTGGCCTCGTCGTTCATTTCGGCAAATACAAGGGAACGGAACCTCTTCGCGGATATCAGCTAATGCTGGAGACCATGAATGAAGTGTTAAGCGTCAGTGATGGCCCCGCACTCCTGCTCATTGAAAATCATTCCGGTCAAGGCGGGCGAATGGGGATGACGATGGAGGAGCTGGTTCAAATGCGAGCCCTGTCCAGCTTTCCCGAAAAAATGGGGTTTTGCTTTGATACCTGCCACGCGTTTGCGAGCGGCTTGTGGACGGGTGACAATTGGGGGGCCCTGCTGGAGAAGGGGAAGGAGCTGGGATACTTCCAGCATCTGAAGGCTGTTCACCTGAACGATTCCGTCTATCCCAGCCGTTCCTTCAAGGATCGGCACGCCAGTGTCGGGAGAGGGTGCATCGGAGAGCGGGCTATGGCGGAGTTCCTCCACAGTCCCGTCATCCGGGAGCTGCCGATCGTGCTGGAGACGCCTAACAACGCGAGCTTCCCTCATTCGGAGGAAATCAAATTCGTCCAATCGCTGATTCAGAAGCGATAA